In one Pseudomonas tensinigenes genomic region, the following are encoded:
- a CDS encoding MFS transporter: MSSTTGKGKAIFRVVSGNFLEMFDFMVYGFYATAIAKTFFPTDSAFASLMLSLATFGAGFLMRPLGAIFLGAYIDRHGRRQGLIITLALMAAGTVLIACVPGYATLGVAAPLLVLFGRLLQGFSAGVELGGVSVYLAEIATPGRKGFFVSWQSASQQAAVVFAGLLGVGLNHWLSPEQMGDWGWRVPFLIGCMIVPVIFVIRRSLEETPEFQARKHRPTLREIVRSIGQNFGIVIAGMALVVMTTVSFYLITAYTPTFGKAELHLSDFDALLVTVCIGLSNFFWLPVMGSVSDKIGRKPLLLAATILAILTAYPALSWLVANPSFSHLLIVELWLSFLYGSYNGAMVVALTEIMPVEVRTTGFSLAYSLATATFGGFTPAACTYLIHVLDNKAAPGIWLSGAAVLGLIATLVLFRGNKHELRTAQAAVPGGAR; the protein is encoded by the coding sequence ATGTCCTCCACCACGGGCAAAGGCAAAGCGATCTTTCGCGTTGTCAGCGGCAACTTTCTCGAAATGTTCGACTTCATGGTCTATGGCTTTTACGCCACGGCCATCGCCAAAACCTTCTTCCCCACCGACAGTGCCTTCGCTTCGCTGATGCTTTCGCTGGCTACTTTTGGTGCCGGTTTCCTGATGCGTCCGCTGGGGGCGATTTTCCTCGGCGCCTACATTGACCGCCATGGTCGTCGCCAAGGACTGATCATCACCCTCGCGCTGATGGCTGCCGGTACGGTGCTGATTGCCTGTGTGCCGGGCTACGCGACCCTCGGCGTCGCCGCACCGCTGCTCGTACTGTTCGGTCGCTTGTTGCAAGGCTTCTCGGCCGGCGTGGAGCTGGGCGGTGTGTCGGTGTATCTGGCAGAAATCGCCACACCGGGCCGCAAGGGCTTCTTTGTCAGCTGGCAGTCTGCGAGCCAGCAAGCAGCGGTGGTCTTCGCCGGATTGCTCGGTGTAGGTCTCAACCATTGGCTGAGCCCGGAACAAATGGGTGACTGGGGCTGGCGCGTGCCGTTCCTGATCGGCTGCATGATTGTGCCGGTGATCTTCGTCATTCGTCGTTCGCTGGAAGAAACCCCGGAATTCCAGGCACGGAAACATCGCCCTACCCTGCGGGAAATTGTCCGCTCGATTGGTCAGAACTTTGGCATCGTCATCGCTGGCATGGCGCTGGTAGTGATGACCACGGTGTCTTTCTACCTGATCACCGCGTACACCCCGACCTTCGGCAAGGCTGAGCTGCACTTGTCGGACTTCGATGCGTTGCTGGTGACGGTGTGTATCGGTCTGTCGAACTTCTTCTGGTTGCCGGTGATGGGTTCGGTGTCTGACAAGATCGGACGTAAACCCCTACTGCTGGCGGCGACGATTCTGGCGATTCTTACAGCCTATCCGGCGCTGTCGTGGCTGGTGGCGAACCCGAGTTTCAGCCATTTGCTGATCGTCGAGTTGTGGCTGTCGTTCCTGTACGGCTCGTACAACGGTGCGATGGTGGTGGCGCTGACCGAGATCATGCCGGTGGAAGTGCGTACGACCGGGTTCTCGCTGGCCTATAGCCTGGCGACGGCGACGTTTGGCGGGTTTACCCCGGCGGCGTGTACGTATCTGATTCATGTGCTGGATAACAAGGCTGCGCCGGGGATCTGGCTGAGTGGCGCGGCGGTGTTGGGGTTGATTGCGACGCTGGTGTTGTTTCGTGGCAACAAGCATGAACTGCGCACGGCGCAAGCAGCCGTGCCTGGCGGCGCCCGATAG
- a CDS encoding FAD:protein FMN transferase → MLAGVLAGCGNGESMESFGGPTMGSTYSIKYLRHAGMPEATQVRSEVEGILGEVDRQLSTYRNDSDIERFNALPANSCQKMPASVLELVRTGEQLSAQSEGSYDLTVEPLMNLWGFGPQGREEKVPDAAALAEVMQRVGHQHLHINGDQLCKDAAVEVDFNSIAAGYAVDTIAARLDTLGIHDYLAEATGELKAKGRKLDGSSWRIALEEPRDDQQVAERIINVDGYGVSTSGDYRNYFLQDGRRYSHTFDARTGAPVLHSLASVTVIHPSALMADGLSTLLLILGPERAWDYAEKHEIGAFFVIRADTGFVVRTNTAFERLSGKKTD, encoded by the coding sequence ATGCTGGCTGGCGTATTGGCTGGCTGCGGTAATGGCGAGTCCATGGAAAGCTTCGGCGGGCCTACCATGGGTAGCACGTATTCGATCAAGTACCTGCGTCACGCAGGCATGCCTGAAGCGACGCAGGTTCGCAGTGAGGTGGAGGGCATCCTTGGCGAAGTCGACCGGCAGTTATCCACCTATCGCAATGATTCGGACATCGAGCGCTTCAACGCTTTGCCCGCCAACAGCTGTCAGAAAATGCCTGCGTCGGTACTCGAATTGGTCCGAACTGGCGAACAACTCTCAGCGCAAAGCGAAGGCTCCTACGACCTGACTGTTGAACCGCTGATGAACCTCTGGGGCTTTGGCCCGCAAGGTCGTGAAGAGAAAGTCCCTGATGCCGCTGCGCTGGCCGAGGTGATGCAGCGGGTTGGTCACCAGCATCTGCATATCAATGGCGATCAGTTGTGCAAGGATGCCGCCGTCGAGGTCGATTTCAACAGCATCGCCGCTGGTTATGCCGTCGATACTATCGCGGCGAGACTCGACACCCTCGGTATCCACGATTACCTCGCAGAAGCCACGGGTGAGCTAAAGGCAAAGGGTCGCAAGCTTGACGGCTCATCGTGGCGCATCGCTCTGGAAGAGCCCCGCGACGATCAGCAAGTCGCCGAGCGCATCATCAATGTCGACGGCTACGGCGTTTCCACCTCCGGCGACTACCGCAACTATTTCCTGCAGGACGGTCGGCGCTATTCCCACACCTTTGATGCCCGCACGGGGGCACCGGTCCTACACAGCCTGGCGTCAGTCACGGTGATTCATCCTTCAGCGCTGATGGCTGATGGACTATCGACGCTGTTGCTGATTCTTGGCCCGGAAAGGGCGTGGGACTATGCCGAAAAACATGAGATTGGTGCATTCTTTGTAATTCGTGCCGATACAGGTTTTGTCGTCCGCACCAACACGGCTTTCGAACGCCTCAGTGGCAAGAAAACTGACTGA